One part of the Dermacentor andersoni chromosome 2, qqDerAnde1_hic_scaffold, whole genome shotgun sequence genome encodes these proteins:
- the LOC129387483 gene encoding putative nuclease HARBI1, producing the protein MAAPIVALLESLGQRRRRIFRDAFDELTEEEFREDFRLSKSTVRWLCEQLEDAIGGLRTGGITTQDKVLCALRFFATGSFQRSIGSEKFVSMGQASVSESIHAVAEAITVVGRQQGWVSVPLTTAGKASAKSAFADRGSIPGVVACVNGTLIAIKQPDGLSPGETAGFMSRKGFYALNTMIETQATLSEPWLLTPVPGHPGIGTPEARYNRAHASMRNVVERGIGVLKPKDAATIVAACAVLHNIALKAGEPELQDSDEEAKDNQPPLQQGLPVPEGHHTCRQETPRELLMRAKQMRSPVVNLFSAAPTWRTTHLRALHRQLRQQQQARRAAQP; encoded by the exons ATGGCCGCTCCTATTGTCGCGCTTTTGGAGTCTCTCGGGCAGCGTCGGCGACGCATCTTTCGGGACGCATTTGACGAGCTTACCGAGGAAGAGTTCCGCGAGGACTTCAGGCTCTCGAAGAGCACTGTGCGCTGGCTCTGTGAGCAATTGGAAGACGCCATCGGTGGCCTTCGGACCGGTGGCATCACGACGCAAGACAAGGTGCTTTGTGCTCTCCGTTTCTTCGCGACGGGGAGCTTCCAAAGATCCATCGGCAGCGAAAAATTCGTATCCATGGGGCAGGCTTCCGTGAGCGAGAGCATTCACGCAGTTGCGGAAGCAATAACCGTGGTGGGCCGGCAACAGGGTTGGGTGAGCGTCCCGTTGACAACGGCCGGCAAGGCTAGTGCAAAGTCGGCCTTTGCGGATCGCGGCAGCATTCCCGGTGTAGTGGCCTGTGTCAACGGGACGCTCATAGCGATAAAACAGCCTGACGGACTCAGTCCGGGTGAGACTGCGGGCTTCATGTCAAGAAAAGGGTTCTACGCCTTGAATACTATGATC GAGACTCAGGCTACCCTCTCTGAGCCATGGCTGCTGACACCTGTGCCAGGCCACCCAGGCATTGGCACTCCGGAGGCGCGCTACAACCGGGCCCATGCCTCCATGAGGAACGTTGTGGAGAGGGGTATTGGCGTCTTGAAG CCCAAGGATGCAGCCACAATCGTGGCAGCCTGCGCCGTTCTCCACAACATTGCTTTGAAGGCAGGGGAGCCGGAGCTGCAGGACAGCGATGAGGAGGCCAAGGACAACCAGCCACCGCTGCAACAGGGCTTGCCTGTGCCTGAAGGGCACCACACCTGCCGGCAAGAAACGCCTAGAGAGCTGCTCATGAGGGCAAAGCAGATGAGGAGCCCGGTTGTCAACCTGTTCTCTGCGGCCCCTACCTGGCGTACCACTCATCTGCGTGCGCTGCATCGTCAGCTGAGGCAGCAACAGCAGGCTCGTCGCGCGGCTCAACCGTAA